In a genomic window of Mucilaginibacter sp. KACC 22063:
- a CDS encoding SusE domain-containing protein, with protein sequence MKFKFTRILFLCSAALLMVFASCKKDGDLVTASSTPTAGALTASATTINLSKATLTGNAVTFTSTNANFGYNAAVTSTLQIAVKGTNFSAPKEVALTGKNVSQSYNVQDFNNILLGLNMPTGVAGQIEARMKYTISTNATAPLAYSNVLTLTATPFALTSYVYVPGAYQGWNPSTADSLKSATGNGVYTGIINFTAGNLEFKITPAKKWDVSYGDAGSGKVSTSSGGNLKAPGTGLYLITLDLNANTITMVPAPAYYSIIGDATAGGWGSDTDMKYDNGNEWWTVTTNLTAGGAFKVRKNHDWGTSYGLIATPDGASLTSANGGNIAITATGTYKITFAVNATDATKATYTLTKQ encoded by the coding sequence ATGAAATTTAAATTTACCCGAATACTATTTTTATGCAGTGCAGCGCTGCTGATGGTATTTGCATCTTGTAAAAAAGATGGAGATTTAGTTACTGCAAGTAGCACGCCTACGGCCGGTGCCTTAACGGCATCAGCTACAACCATAAACCTGTCAAAAGCTACGCTTACTGGCAATGCAGTTACTTTTACTTCAACCAATGCTAATTTCGGCTACAATGCAGCTGTAACATCAACGCTGCAAATAGCTGTAAAAGGCACCAATTTTTCGGCTCCCAAAGAGGTTGCATTAACCGGTAAAAACGTATCTCAAAGCTATAACGTTCAAGATTTTAATAATATCCTTTTAGGTTTAAACATGCCTACAGGCGTTGCAGGACAAATTGAAGCGCGTATGAAATATACCATTTCAACAAACGCCACAGCTCCTTTGGCTTATTCAAACGTACTTACGTTAACAGCTACTCCGTTTGCACTTACATCTTATGTATATGTACCGGGTGCTTATCAGGGCTGGAACCCCTCTACTGCTGACAGTTTAAAATCAGCTACAGGTAACGGTGTATATACCGGTATAATTAATTTCACCGCCGGAAACCTTGAGTTTAAAATTACGCCTGCTAAGAAATGGGATGTTTCTTACGGAGACGCAGGTTCTGGAAAAGTAAGCACATCCAGCGGAGGCAACCTTAAAGCGCCTGGAACTGGTTTATACTTAATTACGCTTGACCTGAATGCTAATACCATTACTATGGTGCCTGCTCCTGCTTACTACAGCATTATTGGTGATGCTACTGCCGGCGGCTGGGGAAGCGATACTGATATGAAGTATGATAACGGCAACGAGTGGTGGACCGTTACTACCAATTTAACAGCTGGTGGCGCATTTAAAGTGCGCAAAAACCACGACTGGGGTACCAGCTATGGTCTTATAGCGACTCCTGATGGTGCTTCTCTTACATCTGCTAATGGTGGTAACATTGCGATTACAGCCACAGGTACTTACAAAATAACATTCGCTGTTAATGCAACGGATGCTACAAAAGCTACTTATACGCTTACAAAACAGTAG